The proteins below come from a single Streptomyces sp. SCSIO 75703 genomic window:
- a CDS encoding CsbD family protein, with translation MAGNEKSKSRMEQAKGKAKEAAGRAVGNERMEAEGRAEQAKGDARQAKEKGKDTFRH, from the coding sequence GTGGCCGGCAACGAGAAGTCCAAGTCCCGGATGGAACAGGCCAAGGGCAAGGCCAAGGAAGCCGCCGGCCGTGCCGTCGGCAACGAGCGCATGGAGGCCGAGGGCCGCGCCGAGCAGGCGAAGGGCGACGCCCGCCAGGCCAAGGAGAAGGGCAAGGACACGTTCCGGCACTGA
- a CDS encoding MFS transporter produces MNLGTRAGGRGRGQVPHGEGPDPNRWRALWVTLVAGFMILLDVTIVAVALPSMQRELHASAAAVQWVVSGYALAFALILVTAGRVGDAFGRRRVFLLALAAFVVCSAGAGAAPTIGLLVVARLAQGVAAGCLAPQNSALIQQLFQGEERGRAFGLFGATVGVSSAVGPVVGGLILALAHGAHGWRWIFYVNVPIGVVALLLGARLLPRVAPGGRGRLDPVGVCLLGTGILALMLPLVLADAGGVRRLWWLFPAGVLVLFLFAGWERRTVRRGGAPLLDPGLLTETRGYATGAGLGALYFVGFSGVWLVFALFFQNGLGFSPLMSGLAVTPFAVGSAVAAAVAGRLVERFGRLLTVCGLVAVMAGLGATAVVLWLAPADRAAWYAAPALLVGGLGSGCVISPNVTMTLRDVPVRMAGAAGGALQTGQRLGGAVGTAALPGLFYLTLSATSDDYHGAVALAIGCGLAAMGCAFAVAVLDWRRDRAAGHRHCPPETSHSHTHAGHG; encoded by the coding sequence GCACGGGGAAGGCCCCGATCCGAACCGCTGGCGGGCCCTGTGGGTGACCCTGGTCGCCGGGTTCATGATCCTCCTCGACGTCACCATCGTCGCCGTCGCGCTGCCCTCCATGCAACGCGAGCTGCACGCCTCGGCCGCCGCCGTCCAGTGGGTCGTCTCCGGCTACGCCCTGGCCTTCGCCCTGATCCTGGTCACCGCCGGCCGGGTCGGCGACGCCTTCGGCAGGCGCCGGGTCTTCCTGCTCGCCCTCGCCGCCTTCGTGGTGTGCAGCGCCGGCGCGGGCGCCGCCCCCACCATCGGACTCCTCGTCGTCGCCCGCCTCGCCCAGGGCGTCGCCGCCGGCTGCCTCGCCCCGCAGAACTCCGCCCTGATCCAGCAGCTCTTCCAGGGCGAGGAACGCGGCCGGGCCTTCGGTCTCTTCGGTGCCACCGTCGGCGTCTCCAGCGCCGTCGGCCCGGTCGTCGGCGGCCTCATCCTCGCCCTGGCCCACGGCGCCCACGGCTGGCGGTGGATCTTCTACGTCAACGTCCCCATCGGCGTCGTCGCGCTCCTGCTCGGCGCCCGCCTGCTGCCCCGCGTCGCCCCCGGCGGCCGGGGACGCCTGGACCCCGTCGGCGTCTGCCTCCTCGGCACCGGCATCCTCGCCCTGATGCTGCCGCTGGTCCTCGCCGACGCGGGCGGCGTGCGGCGCCTGTGGTGGCTCTTCCCGGCCGGAGTGCTGGTGCTGTTCCTCTTCGCCGGCTGGGAGCGGCGGACCGTGCGGCGCGGCGGAGCGCCCCTGCTGGACCCCGGACTCCTGACCGAGACCCGCGGCTACGCGACCGGCGCGGGACTGGGCGCCCTCTACTTCGTCGGCTTCAGCGGCGTCTGGCTGGTCTTCGCCCTCTTCTTCCAGAACGGGCTGGGCTTCTCGCCGCTCATGTCGGGCCTCGCGGTGACGCCCTTCGCCGTCGGCTCCGCCGTCGCCGCCGCCGTCGCCGGGCGGCTGGTGGAGCGCTTCGGGCGGCTCCTCACGGTGTGCGGACTCGTCGCCGTCATGGCCGGGCTCGGCGCCACCGCCGTGGTGCTCTGGCTCGCCCCCGCGGACCGGGCCGCCTGGTACGCCGCCCCGGCCCTGCTCGTCGGCGGCCTCGGCAGCGGCTGCGTGATCTCCCCGAACGTCACCATGACCCTGCGCGACGTGCCGGTACGCATGGCGGGCGCGGCGGGCGGCGCGCTCCAGACGGGGCAGCGGCTCGGCGGCGCCGTGGGCACGGCGGCCCTGCCGGGGCTCTTCTACCTGACGCTGAGCGCGACGAGCGACGACTACCACGGGGCCGTGGCGCTGGCCATCGGCTGCGGGCTGGCGGCCATGGGGTGCGCGTTCGCCGTCGCCGTCCTCGACTGGCGCCGGGACCGCGCCGCCGGCCACCGGCACTGCCCGCCGGAGACCTCCCACAGCCACACCCACGCCGGTCACGGCTAG